CCCCGGCCCGGGCGAGCACGCCCCGGGGTTCCGGGATGCTCTCGCCGGCGGCGTTGTAGTACTCACCCACCGGAGGAATCCTTCTTCAGGGCCCGGGCCAACGCCTTGCGCAGGTCCTTCTCCAGTTGAGCACTGTCCGCCGTTCCCGCGGGAGGAAGGGCACGCAGGACAACGGCTGTTCCGCGTGGCAGCTCCGTGCTGAGGCGTAGGGCGATGTGCCGGAGTCGACGGGCGGTGCGGTGCCGGACCACGGCGTTTCCCACGGCCTTGGAAACAACAAGACCGAACCGAGGGCCCCCGGTGGTCACCGGGGAGCTCTGCGATTCGGTCTGCTGGTGGTACGCGTGAACGACCATCGTCCTGCTGCCCGCCTTCGACCCACGTTTCATCACCCGGGAGAACTCCGCGGAGGAAACGAGTTTGAGGTTATGGGGCAGCACGACGGGGTGGCGCTTAAGCGGTGAGGCTCTTGCGGCCCTTCTTGCGACGCGCGGCGACGATGGCGCGGCCGGCGCGGGTGCGCATCTTGATGCGGAAGCCGTGCTTACGCGCCCGACGGCGGTTGTTGGGCTGGAACGTCTTCTTTCCCTTGGTCACGGTGAAGCTCCTTGAGACTCGGCGCAGCCGACCGCTGTGTCACCCCCTGGACAGTGCCTGGCCTGCGCCAGATCCAGAGGACAACACCCGGGTGTGGTCGACCGCTCAAATTATGTGCGGTGTTTTTCATTGTCGAGTGTCGCGCCCAAGCAATCAGGGGCGACGTGCGAAAACCTGCTCCGACACACGGCGCAGGTTCGCGTCGTGGCCCGGTGATTCGGTGCAGGAGACCGCTCTCGAGCACATTCCCCGCGAGTGTGCATGACACGTCGGGGTATGTGACAGACCCGCTCAGACTACGTCACTTTCGCGCCGGTGGACAAATCGACACACGGGGACACACAACGGGTTTCTGCGGGGACACCCGGAATTACACGCCTGTCTTTTTCGGCTGGTCAGCGCGCCGCCACGCGGTCTACGCTGCGCGGCTGACACGCGGGACCCGTGCTCCCGGCCCGCCGGGAAGCAACTCGTTATTCCGTTTCGCTGGCAGTGCACACAGGTGTGGGTAACATTGCCCGAAGTTTATTTTCCACAGGTCATCCGGGGTTGTTCGTTGTGGATAACTCTCAATTACCGGTTGAGACTTTTCCGCCCCGGCGGTAATATCAGCAGGTAGAGACCCTTTTTTTTCG
This sequence is a window from Corynebacterium doosanense CAU 212 = DSM 45436. Protein-coding genes within it:
- the rpmH gene encoding 50S ribosomal protein L34, encoding MTKGKKTFQPNNRRRARKHGFRIKMRTRAGRAIVAARRKKGRKSLTA
- the rnpA gene encoding ribonuclease P protein component — protein: MLPHNLKLVSSAEFSRVMKRGSKAGSRTMVVHAYHQQTESQSSPVTTGGPRFGLVVSKAVGNAVVRHRTARRLRHIALRLSTELPRGTAVVLRALPPAGTADSAQLEKDLRKALARALKKDSSGG